The proteins below are encoded in one region of Brassica napus cultivar Da-Ae chromosome A6, Da-Ae, whole genome shotgun sequence:
- the LOC106397247 gene encoding protein TIFY 10A: MSSSMECSATRRSSSSGKPSFSLTCSRLSQYLKENGSFGDLSLGMSCKPETNGMSRKPTTTMSLFPCEASNVGSMAAAQDVKPKNLFPRQPSFSSSSSSIPKEDIPKMTQTTTRSLKPEPQTAPLTIFYGGQVIVFNDFSAEKAKEVMNLASKGTANTFTGFTSSLNNNIAPTPNQVPHLMKTASQDPKQTSSAAMACELPIARRASLHRFLAKRKDRVTSKAPYQLSDPAKAFSKPQTGNSTTSWLGLAADM; encoded by the exons ATGTCGAGTTCTATGGAGTGCTCTGCTACTCGGAGATCTTCTTCCTCAGGGAAGCCGAGCTTCTCGCTGACGTGTAGTCGATTGAGTCAGTATCTGAAGGAGAACGGTAGCTTTGGAGATCTCAGCTTAGGGATGTCATGCAAGCCTGAGACCAACG GCATGTCACGTAAGCCTACAACAACCATGAGTTTATTCCCTTGTGAAGCTTCCAACGTGGGTTCCATGGCCGCTGCTCAAGATGTTAAACCCAAGAATCTGTTTCCTAGGCAACCAAGCTTTTCTTCCTCATCTTCCTCTATCCCCAAGGAAGATATCCCCAAAATGACACAGACTACTACTAG ATCTTTGAAACCAGAGCCTCAAACTGCACCGTTGACTATATTCTACGGCGGGCAAGTGATTGTGTTCAATGACTTTTCTGCTGAGAAAGCCAAAGAAGTTATGAACTTGGCTAGCAAAGGAACCGCTAACACCTTCACCGGTTTCACATCTAGTCTTAACAACAACATCGCTCCTACCCCGAACCAAGTTCCTCATCTCATGAAAACAGCATCTCAAGACCCAAAGCAAACCTCCTCAGCTGCAATGGCATGCG AACTTCCTATTGCGAGAAGAGCTTCACTTCATCGGTTCTTAGCCAAGAGAAAGGATAGGGTTACGTCAAAGGCACCATACCAGTTGAGCGATCCAGCCAAAGCGTTTTCAAAGCCTCAAACCGGAAACAGCACCACCTCTTGGCTTGGTTTAGCAGCTGATATGTGA
- the LOC111198583 gene encoding probable carboxylesterase 1, which translates to MDSDSEIAYDYPRYRVYKNGRIERLVADTFVPPSLNPQNGIVSKDAVFSPEKTLSLRIYLPHNKAGEDKNKKKLPLLVYFHGGGFIMETAFSPIYHTFLTSAVSAAECIAVSVDYRRAPEHPIPIPYGDSWDALKWVFTHVSGSGPERWVNDHADFSRVFLAGDSAGANIAHHMAMRAGKEKKGSFEISGMALFHPFFFSKAPVEEEHEAAAAMRYMQGMWEIASPNSEMGVEEDPWVNVVGSDMSGLGCERVLVMVAGNDVLAREGWGYAAKLEKSSGWEGRVGVIETEDEDHIFHIKNPDSINTRLLVQSFAEFLKEGTSCI; encoded by the coding sequence ATGGATTCGGATTCAGAAATCGCATACGACTATCCCAGGTATAGAGTCTACAAGAATGGTCGTATCGAACGCCTCGTGGCCGATACCTTCGTCCCACCTTCGCTAAACCCTCAAAACGGCATCGTATCAAAAGATGCCGTCTTTTCACCGGAGAAAACCCTCTCTCTCCGGATTTACCTCCCTCATAATAAAGCCGGTGAAGACaagaataagaagaagctcCCGCTCCTTGTCTACTTTCACGGCGGGGGTTTCATCATGGAAACAGCTTTCTCTCCTATTTACCACACTTTCCTCACGTCGGCTGTCTCAGCCGCGGAATGCATCGCCGTATCGGTGGATTACCGGCGTGCGCCTGAGCATCCGATCCCCATCCCCTACGGAGACTCGTGGGACGCGTTGAAATGGGTGTTCACTCATGTCTCCGGGTCTGGTCCCGAACGCTGGGTGAACGACCACGCGGACTTCAGCAGAGTCTTCCTTGCCGGAGACAGCGCCGGAGCAAACATAGCTCATCACATGGCTATGagagctggaaaggagaagaagGGAAGTTTTGAAATCTCGGGGATGGCTCTGTTTCACCCCTTCTTCTTCTCGAAAGCTCCGGTGGAGGAGGAGCACGAAGCTGCGGCGGCGATGAGATACATGCAAGGGATGTGGGAGATCGCGAGTCCGAACAGCGAGATGGGAGTGGAGGAGGATCCGTGGGTTAACGTGGTCGGGTCGGATATGTCCGGGTTGGGTTGTGAGCGTGTTTTGGTGATGGTGGCGGGGAACGATGTGCTGGCGAGGGAAGGTTGGGGTTACGCGGCGAAGCTTGAGAAGAGTAGTGGGTGGGAAGGGAGAGTTGGAGTGATAGAGACTGAGGACGAAGATCACATCTTCCATATCAAGAATCCTGATTCTATTAATACTCGTCTTCTTGTACAGAGTTTTGCAGAGTTTCTTAAAGAGGGGACAAGTTGTATTTAG
- the LOC111198584 gene encoding ubiquinone biosynthesis protein COQ9-B, mitochondrial, whose amino-acid sequence MYRTAAKRLLGAGFTASRLLRLPKPRPTTIIPYSYCTSSMESPIGNQSVNPNQSDPTAAREEGHRRDESRKPRAEFEEEQARVLAASLRHVPRLGWTEEAMIAGSRDVGVSPSIVGSFSRKEAALVEYFMDECLQLLIDRVDSGLDLQNLIPSERVSKLVRIRLEMQIPYMSKWPQALSIQAHPVNVPTSFKQRAMLVDEIWHTVGDGASDLDWYVKRTVLGGVYSTTEIYMLTDDSPEYRDTWAFLDDRVKDAFDLKKSIQEAKYFAQDIGAGVGKSFQGLMNGVMQTMSTRGGRSSAF is encoded by the exons ATGTACCGAACGGCGGCGAAACGTCTTCTCGGAGCTGGTTTCACAGCCAGCCGCCTCCTCCGATTACCCAAGCCCAGGCCCACCACCATCATCCCTTACTCTTACTGCACTTCCTCCATGGAATCGCCGATTGGTAATCAATCCGTAAACCCTAATCAATCGGATCCCACCGCGGCGAGAGAGGAAGGGCATCGTCGAGATGAGAGCAGGAAACCGAGAGCTGAGTTTGAGGAAGAGCAGGCTCGTGTCCTCGCCGCGTCTCTTCGCCACGTG CCGAGGTTAGGTTGGACAGAGGAAGCGATGATTGCAGGCTCGAGAGACGTTGGTGTGTCTCCTTCCATTGTTGGGTCTTTCTCCAGGAAAGAAGCTGCTCTTGTTGAG TACTTCATGGATGAGTGCCTGCAACTGCTTATCGACAGAGTGGACTCTGGACTCGATTTGCAAAACCTGATTCCAAGTGAACGTGTTTCGAAGCTCGTTAGGATTCGGTTAGAGATGCAGATTCCTTACATGTCCAAATGGCCTCAAGCTCTTAGTATTCAA GCGCATCCGGTGAATGTTCCGACGAGTTTTAAGCAGCGGGCGATGTTGGTTGATGAGATATGGCACACTGTTGGAGATGGAGCCTCGGATTTGGATTGGTATGTCAAGCGCACTGTTCTTGGTGGTGTTTACTCGACAACAGAGATTTACATGCTTACAGATGACTCCCCAG AGTATCGTGATACATGGGCATTCTTGGATGACAGAGTCAAAGATGCGTTTGATCTGAAGAAGAGCATACAAGAG GCCAAGTATTTTGCACAAGACATAGGAGCTGGAGTTGGGAAATCGTTTCAAGGACTGATGAATGGAGTTATGCAGACCATGTCCACAAGGGGTGGTCGTAGCTCTGCGTTTTGA